The Leptospira andrefontaineae genomic sequence GGACGAGGTCGTTAAGATCGAAACTCCAGAAGAGATCCAAGATAGAAAGAATAAGGTAACTTTCTCTCTTCTTTAACACAAACCTCTGAGATTCTCGTCTGAATTAGCTGGCGAGAATCTCGGCAGGAACATCTTCTAAGGAAAGAATTTTTTCCGCAGCTCCTCTCTCTATCGCCTCTCTTGGCATTCCAAATACAACAGAGCTTGCCTCATCTTGAGCTATTGTCCTTCCGCCTGCTTGTCTGATCTCTAAAAGTCCTGCTGCCCCATCTGCTCCCATACCGGTTAGCAAAAACGCTTTTGCATTACGTCCCACATGTTTTGCAACCGAGTGAAATAATACATCAACCGAAGGTCTATGACGATTTACGAGTGGTCCATCCGTGATCCTTACAATAAATTGAGCTCCACTTCCTACTACTTCCATATGTTTATTTCCTGGAGCAATGAGCGCTATCCCTTCTTGTATTCGATCTCCGTCTTTTGCTTCCCTTACGGTAATTTTGCAGATCTTATCTAGACGATTTGCAAATGCTTCCGTAAATTTTTCAGGCATATGTTGCACGATCACTATACCAGGACTATTTGCAGGAAGGGAAGTAAGAATATCCTCGAGCGCTATCGTTCCACCGGTAGAAGTCCCGATCGCCACGATCCTATCAGTAGTTGCAATTTTTGTAAAATCAAGTCCGTTCGTTTTGGGAGAAGGAGCTAAAATTTGATGTTTCAGTTTTGAAATGGATGCCGAGCGAATACATTCTCCTAAATAAATTGCTGAATCTTCTAAAAAATCCTTTAAACCGATTTTAGGCTTAGTTACAATTCCTACCGCACCTTCTTTCAAAGCAACCCAAGCTGTTTCTGATGATTCTTCCGCGAGAGAGGAACAGATTAAAACTGGAGTAGGGTGGGTATGCATGATCTTTTTTAAAAAGCTAATCCCATCCATTCTAGGCATTTCAATATCCAGAACAATTACGTCGGGCCATCTTTCAGATTTTCCCAGTTTTTCCAAAGCGAATACCGGGTCGGGAGAGGAACCGATCACTTTAATATCCGTATTCATTTCCAGGACTTGTTTGAGTACGGATCGGACTACTGCGGAATCGTCTATAATATATACGTATATCATGTTTTACTGATTTTTAGGATTTTCCATATACACTTCTCCGTCCCAAAGGGAGAAATATATTTTTCGATGGAATTTACCTCCGGTATTGGAAGCGGTTAAATCAATATTCGCTTTACGGACCAAATCTAGGACCGACTCGACATTCTTTTCGCCGATTTCTATAATCTTTTTCACTTCTTCCAATTTATCTTCTTCCGGAGAAAACATAGAAGCTCCGCCAAAAATTTTGCATACGAATCTTCCCGGTCTTTCTCCCAATTTCTGAAATTGTTTTAGGAAAGATTCCAAGGCATCGTCAGCATACTTTGGATGAGGATCTTGGACATTGGAAGGTCTTTTAGGAAGCATGATATGAGCCATTCCTCCCACCTTTGAATTAGGATGCCAAAAACATAATGCAACGCAGGAGCCTAAGAGAGTGCGGATCCTCGTTCCATTCTCCCCCCAATAAAAACCTCCCGGCTGTAGAAAAATGTCCCGAACAATATCCGGTTCCATCTTCAACCCGCAGGAACTACGTTAGCCGCTTCTTCCTTGGTTTCCTCCAATGCGGTCAATTCTTCTACAGTCAATAAGCGGAGAAGGTTGAGTAAAAGAATAAACCCACTGGCTTGTCTTGCCATACCTGCTAGAAAATCCACGCGTATCCTGGAGCCAAATGTAGGAGGAGGTTCAATTTCAGAAGAAGGAATACTCAATACTTCATATACTGCTTCTACGATAAGACCTATGTCCATCCTGGCTCCATTTATTGATTCAGGAACTTCTACGATCACTATACAGGTTCTTTTGTCCGGAGAATGTTTCTTTCTGAAAAACTTATCGCATACATCCAAAACTGGGACCACATTTCCTCTTAGATTGATTACCCCTGGAATAAAAGTGGGCATCATGGGAACTGTAGTCACATGAGTGTATTCCAAAATTTCTTTTACGTTCAGAAGTCCTATTCCGAACGTTTCCTCTCCGATCTTGAAAGTTAAATACTGATTGTCCTCGAAAGTGCTCACGATCACACCTCAGTATTTTTCAAATTTAGGTTTATCTGGAATACTTACGGTTCTAACAGCTGCTAAACTTTTGGCTCCGTTCCCTGTTGTTTCCCTTCCCTGAGATTCCTTGCTTAATCGGAAGAATAAGACGGATTCTCTTAAGGATTCCGCTTGGCTATTCATCTCTTCCGCAATCGCAGCTAACTCCTCGGAAGCAGAAGCATTCTGCTGAGAAACCTGATCCAACTGTCCCATAGCTTTATTGATCTCAACTACACCCGAAGCCTGTTCTTCACTAGAAGCTGTGATCTCCTGCACTAAATCTGCAGTTTTTCTAATATTCGGAACAATCTCGTTAATGAGTTTGCCTGCTTTTTCTGCGATCGCCACTGAAGACACAGCAAGTCCTGAAATCTCATTTGCTGATTTTTGGCTTCTTTCTGCTAACTTCCTAACCTCGGATGCTACTACAGCAAATCCTCTTCCATGTTCTCCCGCTCTTGCGGCTTCAATTGCTGCGTTCAGAGCGAGTAGGTTCGTTTGATAAGCAATATCCTCGATGATTGAAATTTTTTCTGCAATCTGTTTCATTGCAGCTACAGTTTCAGTTACCGATTTACCCCCATCTTCTGCATCTTTAGAAGACTGGCTTGCGATCTGTTCTGTCTGTTTGGAATTGCTTGCGTTTTGATCGATAGAGGCTGTCATTTCTTCCAAAGAAGAAGTAGTCTGTTCCACGGAAGCAGCTTGTTCGGACGCACCTTGGCTAAGTGAATTTGCGGTAGAAGAAACTTCTCCGGCTGACCCAACCAAACTTCCTGCTTTCATGACGATATCTCCCATGATCTCATTCAGTTTATCTACTGTAGTATTTCCATACTCTTTCAATTTTCCGAATGTTCCGAAGTATTCATTCTCTATCTTAGAAGTAAGATCTCCATTCGCTAATCTTTCAAGAGCATCTACGACCTCTGTAAGTCCGGTTTCACTAACCTGTAAGAAAGAATTGATACCTTCTCCCAAACTTCTAAAGAAACCTTCTTTTCCTTCTAATCTTACCCTAGTTTTGAAATCACCTTTTGCCGCGGCACCTACTATCTCTTCGATTTCTTTTTGAACAGCAAGTTCAGTTGTGATATCAGACCATTCTACTACTGCTCCTAATCTTTGTCCTTCTGAACTTAAGATAGGATTTGCGATTAGATTAAATGTTCTGCCACTGATCACGATCGAAGATTCATAGGTGGTATTCAAATTACCTACAAGGTTTCTTTGATGGGCAGGGTTTTTATGGAAAGTATCGATATTAGTTCCAAGTAAACTTTGCAAATTGAAAGATGCTAATTGTTTTCTAATATCTCCTTCGCTGTTTTGGAACATCTTGTATACTGCCTTATTCATATACTTGATATTAAAATCGTTATCAGCGATCATCACGTTGGTAGATGCATTATCTAACGCAACCTTGATACGTGTTAATTCGTCATTTTCCAATTTGCGAGCTGCTGCGACTTTTTTCTGCTCGGTCACATCAGACCATTCTACTACTGCTCCTAATCTATCTCCATTGTCAGTGAGAATCGGATTCGCAATTAGGTCGAAACTTCTTCCTCCGATTTCTATACTTGATTTGAAAGTATTCGTAAAGGAAGCGAGTATTCCTCTTTGGTGAGCAGGATTTTTATGATAAGAATCTATATTCGATCCAAGCAGTTTGTTTAAATGGAAGTTGGTAAGTTGTTTTCTAATATCAGTTTCACCAATCTCAAACATCTTCACGATTGCTTTGTTCATATATTTGATATTCAGATGGGTATCAGCAATCATGATGTTTGTGCTCGTATTATCCAAGGCAACTTTGATACGAGTTAGCTCCTCATTCTCTTGGCGTCGGACCTCCAATAATTTCTTTTGTTCGGTAACATCTGCCCATTCTACCACCGCGCCTAGTCTATCTCCGGATTCTGTTAGGATTGGATTCGCAATCAGATCGAAACTTCTTCCACCAATATCAATATTAGAACGGAATGTTTGGTTCAGATCTTTTAGGATATTCCGTTGGTGGGCAGGGTTCTTATGATAGCTATCAATATTAGAACCCATTAAAGACTCCATTCTGAATTGGCTAAGTTGTTTTTTAATATCTTCTTCAGCATTTCCGAACATCTTGCGGATGGACTTGTTCATGTAAGTGACCTTTAAATTTTGGTCCGCCATCATGATATTTGTAGTCACATTGTCCAAAGCAGTCTTGATCCGAATGAATTCCTCAGAATCAAAACTTCCAGTACTAACAATACTTCCGGAAGAGAAAGGTTTTAGGTAAATCACAAGAGCAGGCAAGAGAAGGGTCCCAAAT encodes the following:
- a CDS encoding protein-glutamate methylesterase/protein-glutamine glutaminase — translated: MIYVYIIDDSAVVRSVLKQVLEMNTDIKVIGSSPDPVFALEKLGKSERWPDVIVLDIEMPRMDGISFLKKIMHTHPTPVLICSSLAEESSETAWVALKEGAVGIVTKPKIGLKDFLEDSAIYLGECIRSASISKLKHQILAPSPKTNGLDFTKIATTDRIVAIGTSTGGTIALEDILTSLPANSPGIVIVQHMPEKFTEAFANRLDKICKITVREAKDGDRIQEGIALIAPGNKHMEVVGSGAQFIVRITDGPLVNRHRPSVDVLFHSVAKHVGRNAKAFLLTGMGADGAAGLLEIRQAGGRTIAQDEASSVVFGMPREAIERGAAEKILSLEDVPAEILAS
- a CDS encoding chemotaxis protein CheW, whose translation is MSTFEDNQYLTFKIGEETFGIGLLNVKEILEYTHVTTVPMMPTFIPGVINLRGNVVPVLDVCDKFFRKKHSPDKRTCIVIVEVPESINGARMDIGLIVEAVYEVLSIPSSEIEPPPTFGSRIRVDFLAGMARQASGFILLLNLLRLLTVEELTALEETKEEAANVVPAG
- a CDS encoding methyl-accepting chemotaxis protein; protein product: MHSELKDYESGLYSLFIPGLSKESISSRLENLKTIQSSLSTDLKGFSSELKDPNDLQQLQKDLEALQESILAAKGILGIQAKDARENFLNLVSENSLPKLEKLKSDWEKNKSSLSVPVQKEAPVYYHFLFAIFGTLLLPALVIYLKPFSSGSIVSTGSFDSEEFIRIKTALDNVTTNIMMADQNLKVTYMNKSIRKMFGNAEEDIKKQLSQFRMESLMGSNIDSYHKNPAHQRNILKDLNQTFRSNIDIGGRSFDLIANPILTESGDRLGAVVEWADVTEQKKLLEVRRQENEELTRIKVALDNTSTNIMIADTHLNIKYMNKAIVKMFEIGETDIRKQLTNFHLNKLLGSNIDSYHKNPAHQRGILASFTNTFKSSIEIGGRSFDLIANPILTDNGDRLGAVVEWSDVTEQKKVAAARKLENDELTRIKVALDNASTNVMIADNDFNIKYMNKAVYKMFQNSEGDIRKQLASFNLQSLLGTNIDTFHKNPAHQRNLVGNLNTTYESSIVISGRTFNLIANPILSSEGQRLGAVVEWSDITTELAVQKEIEEIVGAAAKGDFKTRVRLEGKEGFFRSLGEGINSFLQVSETGLTEVVDALERLANGDLTSKIENEYFGTFGKLKEYGNTTVDKLNEIMGDIVMKAGSLVGSAGEVSSTANSLSQGASEQAASVEQTTSSLEEMTASIDQNASNSKQTEQIASQSSKDAEDGGKSVTETVAAMKQIAEKISIIEDIAYQTNLLALNAAIEAARAGEHGRGFAVVASEVRKLAERSQKSANEISGLAVSSVAIAEKAGKLINEIVPNIRKTADLVQEITASSEEQASGVVEINKAMGQLDQVSQQNASASEELAAIAEEMNSQAESLRESVLFFRLSKESQGRETTGNGAKSLAAVRTVSIPDKPKFEKY
- a CDS encoding chemotaxis protein CheD, producing MKMEPDIVRDIFLQPGGFYWGENGTRIRTLLGSCVALCFWHPNSKVGGMAHIMLPKRPSNVQDPHPKYADDALESFLKQFQKLGERPGRFVCKIFGGASMFSPEEDKLEEVKKIIEIGEKNVESVLDLVRKANIDLTASNTGGKFHRKIYFSLWDGEVYMENPKNQ